In a single window of the Massilia oculi genome:
- the minD gene encoding septum site-determining protein MinD, which produces MARIIVVTSGKGGVGKTTSSASFSTGLAMRGHKTAVIDFDVGLRNLDLIMGCERRVVYDLINVVNGEATLNQALIKDKHCDNLFILPASQTRDKDALSEEGVERVLNDLVKMDFEFIICDSPAGIEHGALMALTFADEAIVVTNPEVSSVRDSDRILGILQAKSRRAQSGSEPVKEHLLITRYSPKRVEADEMLSYQDVQEILRIPLIGIIPESESVLHASNQGNPAIHFKGTDVADAYEDVVARFLGEDRPLRFTNYEKPGLFQRIFGAK; this is translated from the coding sequence GTGGCACGAATTATTGTTGTGACGTCCGGCAAGGGCGGTGTGGGCAAAACGACCTCGAGCGCTAGCTTCTCCACCGGGCTGGCCATGCGCGGCCACAAGACGGCAGTGATCGACTTCGACGTCGGCCTGCGCAACCTCGACCTGATCATGGGCTGCGAACGCCGCGTGGTCTACGACCTGATCAACGTCGTCAATGGCGAAGCGACCCTGAACCAGGCGCTGATCAAGGACAAGCACTGCGACAACCTGTTCATCCTGCCGGCCTCGCAGACGCGCGACAAGGACGCCCTGTCCGAAGAAGGCGTGGAGCGCGTGCTCAACGACCTGGTCAAGATGGACTTCGAATTCATCATCTGCGATTCGCCGGCCGGCATCGAACACGGCGCGCTGATGGCCCTGACCTTCGCCGACGAAGCGATCGTGGTCACCAATCCCGAAGTCTCGTCGGTGCGCGACTCGGACCGCATCCTGGGCATCCTGCAGGCCAAGTCGCGCCGCGCCCAGAGCGGCAGCGAGCCGGTCAAGGAACACCTGCTCATTACCCGTTATTCGCCGAAACGCGTCGAAGCGGACGAAATGCTGTCTTACCAGGACGTGCAGGAAATCCTGCGCATCCCGCTGATCGGCATCATTCCGGAATCGGAATCGGTGCTGCACGCCTCGAACCAGGGCAACCCGGCGATCCACTTCAAGGGGACCGACGTGGCCGATGCCTACGAGGACGTCGTCGCGCGCTTCCTGGGCGAAGACCGCCCGCTGCGCTTTACCA